In Dyadobacter sp. NIV53, a single window of DNA contains:
- a CDS encoding sugar-binding domain-containing protein, with protein MKILYLFIFTFIVHASPAQQLNDRHTEFFNFDWKFHMGDTLGAEKVTFADQSWRKLDVPHDYSIEGSFDQNLPSCNGYLPGGIGWYRKSFSVSASGKDRKVFVRFDGVYKNSEVWINGHYLGKRPSGYIAFEYDLTPWIRFGKENIIAVKSDHTDLTDSGWYTGSGIFRNVHLIYTHPVHIRKWGVFAATSKVTATNASMEIAVDVINETKIPADAIVQVSLVDKAGKEVAKSTVKNVVQPEKENKFNLLLDIKNPQLWCVESPYLYTLRTVVMLNNRVIDSETILTGIREIRFDADKGVFLNGKNIKLKGVCLVHDAGVLGSAVPGEVWEGRLNTLKLLGCNAIRACHNPHASEFLDLCDKLGFLVIDEAYDEWEQPKTKWIDGWNQSKKVKNGYYRYFPEWGKQDLSDQVMRDRNHPSVMMWSIGNEIDFPNDPYSHPSLDSSANPQTFAKYMPENPDASRLKDIAHELVKILKESDMTRPVTAGLASAYMSTQVGFASELDVTGYNYQEKLYAESHKKYPKQVLYGSETGHRYEYWKAVADNDYISSQFLWTGFEYLGESFKWPQRTNPFGIIDLGGSFKPEAYFRQSLWSDKPMAYIGAWDTTMVEPTLFYLWDHKNALPHWNWGKGKVLKISGFTNCEEMELFLNGKSLGTKKMIDFADHVITWYVPFEQGVLTAVARIKGAELAKYELATFGKPFKISAVSDLQHLKADRRDVARIVVNVTDTKNVSHYLAENRIYVETQGNIRVLGIENSNPADTEHYKKNEHQAYHGRVVVYIQSLDKPGKAWVKLTSQGLQPATVNLDIVK; from the coding sequence ATGAAAATATTATATCTGTTTATTTTTACATTCATTGTCCATGCATCTCCAGCTCAGCAATTGAATGACAGGCATACTGAATTTTTTAATTTCGACTGGAAGTTCCATATGGGTGATACTTTGGGAGCTGAAAAAGTAACATTTGCAGACCAAAGCTGGCGAAAGCTGGATGTTCCGCATGATTATAGTATCGAAGGTTCATTCGACCAGAATCTGCCAAGCTGTAATGGATATTTGCCCGGTGGAATTGGCTGGTACAGGAAATCATTTTCAGTTTCTGCCTCCGGAAAGGACAGGAAAGTTTTTGTCCGTTTTGATGGTGTATACAAAAATAGTGAGGTCTGGATTAACGGGCACTATCTGGGTAAAAGGCCGAGTGGTTACATTGCTTTCGAATACGACCTTACACCATGGATCAGGTTTGGAAAAGAAAATATCATAGCCGTTAAAAGCGATCACACTGATCTTACAGATTCAGGCTGGTACACGGGTTCAGGAATTTTCAGAAATGTTCATTTGATTTATACTCATCCTGTACACATCAGAAAATGGGGTGTTTTTGCAGCCACAAGCAAGGTGACTGCAACGAATGCCAGCATGGAAATTGCAGTGGATGTAATAAATGAAACAAAAATTCCGGCCGATGCAATTGTACAGGTTAGCCTGGTAGACAAAGCTGGGAAAGAAGTGGCAAAATCAACCGTGAAAAACGTTGTTCAACCCGAAAAGGAAAATAAATTCAATCTGCTGTTAGATATTAAAAATCCGCAATTGTGGTGTGTTGAAAGCCCTTATTTGTATACTTTGAGAACTGTTGTCATGCTTAATAATAGGGTGATAGACAGTGAAACTATATTAACAGGAATCAGGGAGATCCGGTTTGATGCAGATAAGGGCGTATTTCTAAACGGAAAAAATATCAAATTAAAAGGAGTTTGCCTGGTCCATGATGCGGGTGTTTTAGGATCGGCTGTACCTGGGGAAGTTTGGGAAGGCCGTCTTAATACATTGAAATTACTGGGCTGCAATGCAATTAGGGCCTGTCATAACCCGCATGCATCCGAGTTTCTGGATCTGTGTGATAAATTGGGTTTTTTGGTAATTGATGAGGCTTATGATGAATGGGAGCAACCCAAAACGAAATGGATAGATGGCTGGAACCAGTCGAAAAAAGTAAAAAACGGCTATTACAGGTATTTTCCGGAATGGGGAAAACAAGACCTTTCGGACCAGGTGATGAGAGACCGGAACCATCCGTCGGTAATGATGTGGAGTATTGGCAATGAGATCGATTTTCCCAATGATCCCTATTCCCACCCCAGCCTCGATAGCTCGGCGAATCCGCAGACCTTTGCCAAATATATGCCTGAGAATCCGGATGCTTCCAGGTTAAAAGACATTGCCCATGAACTGGTAAAAATTCTAAAGGAAAGTGATATGACGCGTCCTGTTACAGCAGGACTGGCATCTGCGTATATGTCCACGCAGGTTGGGTTTGCATCGGAACTCGATGTAACCGGTTACAATTACCAGGAAAAATTATATGCAGAAAGCCACAAAAAGTATCCAAAGCAAGTTTTATACGGAAGCGAAACCGGGCACAGGTATGAATACTGGAAAGCAGTTGCAGATAATGATTACATTTCCAGCCAGTTTTTATGGACTGGTTTTGAGTATCTGGGTGAATCTTTTAAGTGGCCGCAGCGTACTAATCCATTCGGGATCATTGATTTAGGCGGTTCTTTCAAGCCGGAAGCCTATTTCCGCCAAAGTTTGTGGAGCGATAAACCCATGGCATACATTGGTGCATGGGACACAACAATGGTTGAACCAACACTATTTTACCTCTGGGATCATAAAAACGCATTGCCTCACTGGAACTGGGGAAAAGGCAAAGTGCTAAAAATCAGCGGATTTACAAATTGCGAAGAAATGGAATTGTTTCTGAATGGTAAATCATTAGGTACTAAAAAAATGATTGATTTTGCCGATCATGTTATTACCTGGTATGTGCCGTTTGAACAAGGCGTATTAACAGCTGTGGCGCGTATAAAAGGTGCAGAACTGGCGAAATATGAACTGGCAACTTTCGGTAAGCCTTTTAAGATCAGTGCGGTAAGTGATTTACAACATTTGAAAGCAGATAGGAGGGATGTTGCCAGGATTGTCGTAAATGTAACGGATACTAAAAATGTATCTCATTATCTCGCAGAAAACAGGATTTATGTTGAAACACAGGGAAATATCAGAGTGCTTGGTATCGAAAATTCAAATCCGGCGGATACGGAACATTATAAGAAAAACGAACACCAAGCCTATCATGGGAGAGTGGTAGTATATATTCAGTCGCTTGATAAGCCAGGAAAAGCGTGGGTTAAATTGACTTCTCAGGGTTTGCAGCCTGCAACTGTAAATCTTGATATTGTAAAATAA
- a CDS encoding RNA polymerase sigma factor gives MSIQLTDLSDEQLWRSLQEDDSEAFTILIKRYSRFLLSYGRKFSSDQELIKDSVQDLFTELWLYRKGLSKITSIHSYLLVSLRRKIFHSFKSFPHTSLGDPEEDEYSFMITFSIQDQWVESETEQHRLDQLNFMMNMLPARQKEVLYLKFYQNLSNQEIAELLKVQYQSVSNLLQRALTFLRTHWKEEFTLSMIISMLF, from the coding sequence ATGTCTATTCAGTTAACGGATCTTTCAGATGAACAACTGTGGAGATCATTGCAAGAAGATGATTCAGAGGCGTTTACGATTTTGATTAAACGTTATTCCAGGTTTTTGCTAAGTTATGGAAGAAAGTTTTCTTCTGATCAGGAATTAATTAAAGATTCGGTCCAGGATCTTTTTACTGAGTTGTGGCTGTATCGCAAAGGTTTATCAAAAATAACTTCTATTCATAGTTACCTTCTCGTATCATTAAGAAGAAAAATTTTCCATTCTTTTAAATCCTTTCCGCACACATCTCTTGGTGATCCCGAGGAAGATGAATATTCGTTTATGATCACTTTTTCTATTCAGGATCAGTGGGTTGAATCCGAAACTGAACAGCACAGGCTGGATCAGCTGAATTTCATGATGAATATGTTGCCAGCCCGCCAGAAAGAAGTATTATACCTGAAATTTTACCAAAATCTCAGCAATCAGGAAATTGCTGAATTACTGAAAGTTCAGTATCAATCCGTCTCCAATTTGTTACAACGTGCACTCACATTTCTTCGCACACATTGGAAAGAAGAATTTACACTTTCTATGATTATTTCTATGTTGTTTTAA
- a CDS encoding chemotaxis protein CheB: protein MIIEEPHHIIAIGASAGGMEEINAFFDHTQLDGVSYVIVQHLSGDFKSRMVELLSKHSKLEVKEAEDGMPVKSNQVYLIPNDKFMTIRNRNLILVNKNKFRGPHLTINTFFNSLAADTGSKAIGVILSGLGADGTEGIQAIKNAGGMVIARNPDTTEFASMPSNAIATGSVDFVLEPELMPSTIEDYVKQEADKQADKIKDNQNVDAILALINDQLPLDFSDYKQSTILRRIKRRAAIHNFTKVKEYLAYLKTDQKEVETLANDFLINVTAFFRDPEAFEIIGNTVLPAIIRNLKPEDEIRFWVAGCATGEEAYSLAMLVHEQLGGKTDELVIKIFATDIDSAALTRAGKGIYNSSSLKNLSPERQTKFFLKEGDKYKVIPEIRKMVIFAKHDLVKNPPYCNMQLISCRNLLIYMTPALQKKIFSMLLFGLKLNGYLFLGSSENPLQILDSVEVVNKKWKIFNNQVTKRKSGFDAFSIPDFFEKKQNLFLFHKKTHFVAPIILQRK from the coding sequence ATGATTATTGAAGAACCCCACCACATAATTGCGATAGGTGCTTCCGCAGGCGGAATGGAAGAAATAAATGCTTTTTTTGACCATACCCAGCTTGATGGTGTTTCTTATGTCATTGTACAGCATTTATCAGGAGATTTTAAAAGCCGGATGGTAGAATTACTTTCCAAACACAGCAAACTTGAAGTTAAGGAAGCCGAAGATGGGATGCCTGTTAAAAGTAACCAGGTGTATCTTATTCCAAACGACAAATTTATGACCATACGTAACCGGAATTTAATTTTGGTCAATAAAAATAAATTCCGGGGGCCTCACCTGACGATAAATACTTTTTTCAATTCCCTTGCTGCTGATACAGGCTCCAAAGCCATTGGTGTCATTCTGTCCGGATTGGGTGCTGATGGAACCGAAGGAATTCAGGCAATTAAAAACGCCGGCGGAATGGTCATCGCACGTAATCCTGACACCACTGAATTTGCCAGTATGCCTTCTAATGCAATCGCCACTGGTTCAGTTGATTTTGTGCTGGAGCCCGAACTTATGCCTTCAACCATTGAGGATTATGTAAAACAGGAAGCAGATAAACAGGCAGATAAAATAAAAGACAATCAGAACGTAGATGCTATTCTGGCCCTGATCAATGATCAGCTTCCGCTCGATTTTTCTGATTACAAACAAAGCACCATTTTACGAAGGATCAAACGAAGGGCTGCCATTCACAATTTTACAAAGGTGAAAGAATACCTTGCCTACCTGAAAACGGATCAAAAAGAGGTAGAAACCCTTGCGAATGATTTCCTGATTAATGTTACAGCTTTTTTCAGGGACCCGGAAGCATTTGAAATAATTGGTAATACAGTGTTGCCGGCAATTATCAGGAATCTAAAACCAGAAGACGAAATAAGGTTTTGGGTTGCGGGCTGTGCTACTGGCGAAGAGGCCTATTCACTCGCAATGCTGGTTCATGAGCAATTAGGAGGGAAAACCGATGAACTGGTAATAAAAATATTTGCAACCGATATTGACAGTGCAGCATTAACGCGTGCAGGAAAGGGGATTTACAATAGTAGCAGTCTTAAAAACCTATCACCGGAACGGCAGACAAAGTTCTTTTTAAAAGAAGGGGATAAATACAAAGTCATTCCTGAAATTCGCAAGATGGTCATTTTTGCGAAACACGATCTGGTCAAAAACCCTCCGTATTGCAACATGCAGCTCATCAGTTGCCGTAACCTCCTCATTTACATGACGCCGGCATTGCAAAAGAAAATATTTTCCATGCTGTTGTTTGGCCTTAAACTGAATGGTTATTTATTTCTCGGTTCCAGCGAAAATCCATTGCAGATTCTTGACAGCGTGGAAGTGGTCAATAAGAAGTGGAAGATATTTAATAATCAGGTAACGAAACGGAAGAGTGGGTTTGATGCATTTTCCATACCCGATTTTTTCGAAAAAAAGCAAAATCTTTTTCTTTTCCACAAAAAGACGCATTTCGTAGCGCCAATTATCTTACAGAGGAAGTAA
- a CDS encoding ATP-binding protein — protein sequence MNNLDFLIICIDENNLVVKSYGDTTKYLFQRNFTLNLTDLLEDRLAVAFKTLRNKVIKTNKKASVSGIEIEKGKAAIQVNLSVSPLANSGKDQKMLLVVFSENKQGSPVSKENIMFDNKMYLDQYTQSLEEELQELKDTLRDSNEKLYATSENMQSFSEELLSANEEMQSTNEEMESVNEELHTINSEYLFKNKELLELNDDLNNYFKSNINGQLFVNQQLELMKFSPGTLKLINLQDSDLGRPINKILTNFKFQAITEDINKVIKDGSVITKEIETNDNKWYQVMTMPYIKQAGNIRNGAIVTFADITELKDTQKQLDEKNKSLMRINADLDNFVHTASHDLLSPLGSIEGSISAMNEIGVNDPELKVFLDIIDSSIKKFRSLIIDIATIAKLESNTIIMEMVDLNETINNIEWSLNDKIASSKAVIHRDLEIKEIYFSKKNLRSIVFNLISNAIKFKSDKPPVIYIKTKKVNNNTILTVEDNGIGIAEKDSEQIFKKYGRLKMDIDGQGIGLYLAKKIVDSAGGDIIVESTPGKGSKFILCFPTVQDAS from the coding sequence GTGAACAACCTGGATTTTCTGATCATTTGTATTGATGAAAATAACCTGGTTGTAAAGTCATATGGCGATACAACAAAATACCTTTTCCAAAGGAATTTTACACTCAACCTGACGGATCTTTTGGAAGATCGACTTGCAGTTGCTTTCAAAACGCTGAGAAACAAGGTGATAAAGACCAACAAAAAAGCATCCGTAAGCGGTATAGAAATAGAGAAAGGCAAGGCTGCAATTCAGGTGAATTTATCTGTAAGCCCTTTGGCTAACAGCGGTAAAGATCAAAAAATGCTTCTGGTAGTTTTTAGTGAAAACAAACAAGGAAGCCCGGTATCGAAAGAGAATATTATGTTTGATAACAAGATGTATCTGGACCAGTATACACAAAGCCTGGAAGAAGAATTGCAGGAACTGAAAGATACGCTGCGGGATTCTAACGAAAAGTTATATGCCACCAGTGAGAATATGCAGTCTTTCAGCGAAGAGCTTTTATCGGCCAATGAAGAAATGCAGAGCACGAATGAAGAGATGGAGTCAGTAAATGAAGAATTACACACAATAAATTCTGAATACCTTTTTAAAAATAAGGAACTGCTCGAATTAAATGACGATCTCAATAATTATTTCAAGAGTAATATTAATGGCCAGTTGTTTGTGAACCAGCAACTGGAGTTAATGAAATTTTCACCGGGTACATTAAAGCTGATCAACTTACAGGATAGTGATCTGGGGCGGCCAATCAATAAAATCCTGACTAATTTCAAGTTTCAGGCCATTACTGAGGATATTAATAAAGTAATCAAAGATGGAAGTGTTATTACAAAAGAGATTGAAACAAATGATAACAAATGGTATCAGGTCATGACGATGCCATATATCAAACAAGCCGGGAATATAAGAAATGGTGCAATTGTTACTTTCGCCGACATTACAGAATTGAAAGACACACAAAAACAGCTCGATGAAAAGAACAAAAGCCTGATGCGGATCAATGCTGATCTGGACAACTTCGTTCATACTGCTTCACACGATCTTTTATCACCACTGGGAAGTATAGAAGGCAGCATATCAGCAATGAATGAAATAGGAGTGAATGATCCGGAGCTGAAAGTGTTTCTGGATATTATTGATTCATCTATTAAAAAATTCAGATCCCTGATCATTGACATTGCCACCATTGCCAAGCTCGAAAGCAATACTATAATTATGGAGATGGTTGATCTCAATGAAACGATTAATAATATAGAATGGAGCCTGAATGATAAAATCGCCTCGTCGAAAGCTGTGATACACAGGGATCTGGAAATTAAGGAAATCTATTTTTCGAAAAAAAACCTGAGAAGTATAGTGTTTAACCTGATCTCGAATGCTATTAAATTTAAAAGTGATAAACCGCCAGTGATCTATATTAAAACTAAAAAGGTAAATAATAATACTATCCTTACGGTTGAGGATAACGGAATTGGAATTGCGGAAAAAGATAGCGAGCAAATTTTTAAAAAATATGGCAGACTTAAAATGGATATTGATGGCCAGGGAATCGGTTTATATCTTGCAAAAAAAATAGTTGATTCGGCAGGTGGGGACATAATTGTAGAAAGTACGCCGGGAAAAGGAAGCAAATTTATTTTATGCTTTCCAACAGTACAGGATGCTTCGTAA
- a CDS encoding AraC family transcriptional regulator, producing the protein MTNMEPLRIKTIAEWHQLRYLPKPEHPLVSVINFENVTRLRQEEPKSIINDFYTIALKRSFKAKMRYGQQEYDFDEGVMFFISPGQVFSIEASKEIMHKGWSLLVHPDFLWNTPLAQKIKQYEYFSYAVHEALHLSEKEETMIAGIMQNIEYEYHSNIDKFSQDVIIAQLELLLTYSERFYQRQFITRKITNHQVLARLEVILSAYFDNDILVQNGLPTVQYVADALNVSPNYLSGLLKLLTGQSTQHHIHDKLIDKAKEKLSVTSLSVSEIAYGLGFEHPQSFSKLFKTKTNLSPLEFRQSFN; encoded by the coding sequence ATGACAAACATGGAACCTCTCAGGATTAAAACAATTGCTGAATGGCATCAGTTGAGATATTTGCCCAAACCTGAACATCCGTTAGTCAGTGTGATCAATTTTGAAAACGTGACCCGGCTTCGCCAGGAGGAACCTAAAAGTATCATCAATGATTTTTACACGATTGCACTTAAGAGAAGCTTTAAGGCAAAGATGAGATATGGTCAGCAGGAATATGACTTTGATGAAGGAGTAATGTTTTTTATTTCGCCGGGCCAGGTTTTTTCTATTGAAGCAAGTAAGGAGATTATGCACAAAGGATGGTCTTTACTTGTTCACCCCGACTTTCTCTGGAACACACCGCTGGCACAAAAAATCAAACAATACGAATATTTCAGTTATGCAGTTCACGAGGCATTGCATCTTTCAGAAAAAGAGGAAACAATGATTGCAGGAATTATGCAAAACATTGAATATGAATACCATTCCAATATTGACAAGTTTAGTCAGGATGTAATTATAGCCCAATTGGAATTGCTTTTAACTTATTCGGAGCGGTTTTATCAGCGCCAGTTCATTACCCGGAAAATCACGAATCACCAGGTTCTTGCCCGGCTGGAAGTTATTCTTTCGGCCTATTTTGATAATGACATTCTGGTACAAAATGGATTGCCAACCGTTCAGTATGTTGCAGATGCATTAAATGTATCACCAAATTATCTGAGCGGATTACTTAAATTACTGACAGGACAAAGCACTCAGCATCATATACATGACAAACTGATTGATAAAGCAAAGGAGAAGTTATCTGTTACCAGTTTATCTGTCAGTGAAATTGCGTACGGACTTGGATTTGAGCATCCGCAGTCATTCAGTAAGTTGTTCAAAACAAAAACTAACCTTTCGCCCTTGGAATTCCGGCAATCGTTCAACTGA
- a CDS encoding NAD(P)H-binding protein: MKVVVTGSLGNISKPLVERLIEKGHTVTVISTNPEKQTDIEALGAMAAIGSVEDTGFLTAAFKDSDAIYTMIPPNFSAPDQVERYKIIGNCYAESIQHSGVKRVVNLSSWGADLKKGTGVIVGSYHVEQILNTLSEVTVIHLRPTFFYYNLYHFINMIKVTGCIGTNYGGEDKVTIVSPNDIADAAFEEIISPATDIKIRYVASDEHTCNEIAHILGVAIGKPDLKWLTFSDEQVQATMENSGIPPNLATKLVELNASIHNGGLRRDYDLHKPAVLGKVKLEDFAKDFAKAFNQK; encoded by the coding sequence ATGAAAGTTGTAGTAACAGGTTCTTTAGGAAATATAAGTAAGCCGCTGGTGGAAAGACTGATAGAAAAAGGGCATACAGTTACCGTTATCAGCACCAATCCGGAGAAACAAACAGATATCGAAGCTTTGGGTGCTATGGCAGCAATCGGCTCAGTGGAAGACACTGGGTTTTTAACAGCTGCATTTAAGGATAGCGATGCCATTTACACTATGATACCACCAAATTTTTCGGCACCGGATCAGGTAGAACGATATAAAATAATTGGAAACTGTTATGCAGAATCTATTCAGCATTCGGGAGTAAAACGAGTGGTTAATCTTAGCAGCTGGGGCGCTGACCTTAAAAAAGGAACAGGTGTCATTGTAGGCTCCTATCATGTGGAACAGATTTTAAATACATTGTCCGAAGTTACAGTCATACATCTTCGCCCAACTTTTTTTTACTACAATCTGTACCATTTTATAAACATGATAAAAGTTACAGGATGTATTGGTACCAATTATGGAGGTGAAGACAAAGTGACAATTGTTTCACCTAATGACATTGCAGACGCGGCTTTTGAAGAAATAATTTCACCAGCCACTGATATTAAAATCAGGTATGTTGCCAGTGACGAGCATACCTGCAACGAAATAGCGCATATTCTGGGAGTTGCCATTGGAAAACCCGATTTAAAATGGCTAACTTTTAGTGATGAACAAGTGCAGGCAACGATGGAAAACAGTGGAATACCGCCTAACCTGGCTACGAAACTGGTAGAGTTGAACGCCAGCATTCACAATGGTGGTTTACGGCGGGATTACGATTTGCACAAGCCAGCAGTATTGGGGAAGGTAAAGCTGGAAGATTTTGCCAAGGATTTTGCAAAAGCATTTAACCAGAAGTAA
- the tpx gene encoding thiol peroxidase, producing MINLKKSATAAKILYIGLIAMFFASGSFAQTAGTTITLAGNAIHTVGKLPAVGTQVKDFTLIGVDLKDKTLADFKGKYVIMNIFPSVNTGVCSKSVRKFNQDAAGLNNTAVLCISKDLPFAQKAFCGAEGIDKVVMLSDFRTDFGNTYGVQIADGPMKGLLSRAVIVVNPEGKIVYEQQVPEIGQEPDYTAAIAAIK from the coding sequence ATGATTAACTTAAAAAAATCTGCAACAGCGGCTAAAATTCTCTATATCGGGCTTATTGCGATGTTCTTTGCGAGCGGTAGTTTTGCACAAACGGCTGGTACAACCATCACGCTAGCAGGTAATGCAATTCATACAGTAGGGAAGTTGCCGGCTGTGGGAACACAGGTAAAAGATTTCACTTTAATCGGCGTAGACCTTAAAGACAAAACATTAGCGGACTTTAAAGGAAAATACGTTATCATGAATATTTTTCCCAGTGTAAATACCGGAGTATGTTCCAAATCAGTAAGAAAATTTAATCAGGATGCTGCCGGCTTAAATAATACAGCGGTACTTTGTATTTCCAAAGACCTGCCCTTTGCACAAAAAGCTTTTTGCGGTGCAGAAGGAATTGACAAAGTTGTGATGCTTTCCGATTTCAGAACTGATTTTGGAAACACGTATGGTGTTCAAATTGCAGACGGACCCATGAAAGGTTTACTTAGCCGTGCGGTAATTGTGGTCAATCCGGAAGGTAAGATCGTTTATGAACAGCAAGTGCCGGAAATTGGCCAGGAGCCTGATTACACAGCTGCCATAGCTGCAATTAAGTAA
- a CDS encoding alpha/beta fold hydrolase, which produces MPKITVKDGTEIYYKDWGTGQPLVFHHGWPLSGDDWDGQMMFFLSQGYRVIAHDRRGHGRSSQVDGGHDMDTYASDVAELTQALDLKDAIHIGHSTGGGEAIHYAAKFGQGRVAKVVLISAVTPLMVQTENNPEGVPLSIFDEIRVGTATKRAQYFQDFTIPFYGYNREGATISQGIRDNWWRQGMMGSVKAHHDGIKAFSETDFTEDLKSVDFPVLVLHGEDDQIVPFPISGAKAIKLLKNGKLISYPGFPHGMPATEAETINNDLLAFIKS; this is translated from the coding sequence ATGCCTAAAATAACTGTAAAAGACGGTACTGAAATTTATTACAAAGATTGGGGAACAGGACAACCACTTGTTTTTCATCACGGCTGGCCATTATCCGGCGACGATTGGGACGGACAAATGATGTTTTTCCTAAGCCAGGGATACAGGGTTATTGCCCACGATCGCCGGGGACATGGCAGATCATCTCAGGTTGATGGAGGCCATGATATGGATACTTATGCTTCAGATGTTGCTGAGCTTACTCAGGCACTTGATTTGAAAGATGCCATTCATATCGGTCACTCGACTGGTGGTGGTGAAGCGATACATTATGCCGCTAAATTTGGGCAAGGGCGTGTTGCAAAAGTGGTATTGATCAGTGCGGTTACACCACTTATGGTACAAACTGAAAACAATCCCGAAGGTGTTCCTTTATCCATATTTGATGAAATACGTGTAGGTACGGCGACAAAACGGGCGCAGTATTTTCAGGATTTTACAATTCCGTTTTATGGATATAATCGTGAAGGGGCTACAATATCACAGGGAATCAGGGATAATTGGTGGCGCCAGGGAATGATGGGCAGCGTAAAAGCGCATCATGATGGCATCAAAGCCTTTTCAGAAACCGACTTTACAGAAGACCTTAAAAGTGTGGATTTTCCTGTACTTGTTTTACATGGCGAAGATGACCAGATTGTTCCGTTTCCCATTTCCGGAGCAAAGGCAATCAAACTTTTGAAAAATGGAAAACTTATTTCTTACCCGGGCTTTCCTCATGGAATGCCAGCCACTGAAGCTGAAACCATCAATAATGATCTTTTAGCCTTTATAAAATCCTAA
- a CDS encoding DoxX family protein, with product MAIQQKSSKIVHISLWAAQVILAVFLISGAIMKFLPIEKISVMMPWTGEIPKVGVRFLGVIDLLGAIGLILPSLLRIKPQVTPWAAVCIILLMFCAIVFHISRGETAVIGVNIFCIVIAGFITWGRFWKAMIIAK from the coding sequence ATGGCAATTCAACAAAAATCCTCAAAAATAGTACACATTTCACTTTGGGCAGCACAGGTAATATTAGCGGTTTTTTTAATATCAGGAGCAATTATGAAATTCCTGCCTATTGAAAAGATTTCTGTAATGATGCCATGGACTGGAGAAATACCGAAGGTAGGTGTAAGGTTTCTTGGAGTTATAGATTTACTTGGTGCTATCGGCTTAATTCTCCCGTCATTACTCCGGATCAAACCACAAGTCACTCCATGGGCAGCTGTATGCATTATTTTACTGATGTTCTGCGCTATTGTTTTTCATATTTCAAGAGGAGAAACAGCAGTGATTGGAGTAAATATATTCTGCATTGTTATTGCTGGGTTTATAACCTGGGGGAGATTTTGGAAAGCAATGATCATTGCAAAATAG
- a CDS encoding helix-turn-helix domain-containing protein gives MLSTGGCPKTALSIKDALEALEGRWKLLILFSLSVGPRRFKQISKEVGGITDKTLSRELKNLEANRLIKRQVYDTFPPTVEYSITAHGKSLEKVMDELHYWGLAHRQEIMGS, from the coding sequence ATGTTAAGTACAGGCGGATGTCCAAAAACTGCTCTTTCCATTAAAGATGCACTTGAAGCGCTGGAAGGCAGATGGAAACTGTTAATTCTGTTTTCATTGTCCGTTGGTCCAAGACGATTCAAACAGATATCGAAAGAAGTAGGAGGGATTACAGATAAAACACTTTCCAGGGAATTGAAAAATCTTGAAGCCAATAGATTAATAAAAAGGCAGGTATATGATACGTTTCCCCCTACTGTTGAGTATTCTATTACAGCACACGGAAAATCACTCGAAAAAGTAATGGATGAACTGCATTATTGGGGGTTGGCACATCGCCAGGAAATTATGGGCAGTTGA